Proteins from one Osmerus mordax isolate fOsmMor3 chromosome 21, fOsmMor3.pri, whole genome shotgun sequence genomic window:
- the LOC136965160 gene encoding uncharacterized protein, which produces MNHLEIKEAVLSFLPGLPVETLTSLVEGFEELGVETRADLALVQEKDLEKYLRPIQCQKLLSGIRNEGFPVLDIDFGIASPLGSSTPCPSSSSSESTCSFFRSNTPCTSLGTSPSTQVPSSSLSSPTIPGQQWYTNFRVRWYQTPAAVQKAVADQTRASPGDRRDMVKVVVDQMLENDPNPTRGMCQSIARSIVRDYPNNFADVGKKGDIIGDGCHSLLQQIKTRVEYKNRKNTLARRRRERRPHIGVAEGAREMARGPVDQYGCVRWCPEELPAGETEATLDEMKRQLCNIYSEEGMGGAERADPLMEKTYIIQRRYLNSVPAPAIAEIKEEWPFLVSQRGPYSHFGLLTDVSILNKLQEAMNGKGSTAIRFFQEHSRRPGIEDVLNTYEPETSDKAACVLMLLMAYFKEPKNSIMIEKDPCATAADVQRTVTLPSTPCLIVQGDLMKPSTWMLSIEEQVVMGPHDRFINRKAAVFASYYNLNLQYPEDGSCTLEFIQRCFLGINPEQGSKSKRRGGTSQNVSTLQRKLVDFEWSL; this is translated from the exons ATGAATCATCTAGAGATCAAGGAAGCAGTCTTATCTTTTCTACCAGGCCTTCCTGTTGAAACCCTGACTTCCTTGGTGGAAGGGTTTGAAGAGCTTGGTGTGGAGACCAGGGCAGACCTTGCTTTGGTACAAGAAAAGGATCTGGAGAAATACCTCAGACCAATCCAGTGTCAAAAACTGCTGAGTGGCATTCGGAATGAAG GATTTCCAGTGCTTGACATAGACTTTGGTATTGCCTCTCCACTTGGCTCAAGTACTCCATGTCCCTCATCATCAAGTTCTGAAAGCACATGCTCTTTTTTCCGCTCAAATACTCCATGTACCTCACTAGGTACCTCACCAAGTACTCAAGTTCCCTCATCATCTTTGTCGTCACCCACAATTCCTGGCCAGCAATGGTATACAAACTTCCGGGTCAGATGGTACCAGACGCCAGCAGCAGTTCAAAAAGCAGTGGCAGATCAAACAAGAGCATCACCAGGGGACAGAAGAGATATGGTGAAGGTAGTGGTGGACCAAATGTTGGAAAATGATCCCAACCCCACCAGAGGAATGTGTCAAAGCATTGCCCGGAGCATTGTAAGGGACTATCCGAATAATTTTGCCGATGTTGGGAAAAAAGGAGACATTATTGGAGATGGCTGTCACTCTCTTCTTCAGCAAATTAAAACGAGAGTAGAatataaaaatagaaaaaacacTCTTGCACGGCgacgcagagagagaaggccCCACATTGGAGTGGCAGAGGGGGCCAGAGAAATGGCAAGAGGCCCTGTGGATCAGTACGGATGTGTGAGGTGGTGTCCTGAAGAACTTCCTGCTGGAGAGACCGAGGCAACCTTGGATGAAATGAAAAGGCAACTGTGCAACATCTACTCAGAGGAAGGGATGGGCGGGGCAGAGAGAGCTGACCCTCTGATGGAGAAGACCTACATCATTCAGCGCCGGTACCTGAACAGTGTGCCTGCACCAGCCATTGCAGAAATAAAGGAGGAATGGCCTTTTCTAGTCTCGCAAAGAGGCCCTTACTCCCACTTTGGTCTGCTGACAGATGTCTCCATCCTCAATAAGTTGCAAGAGGCCATGAATGGAAAAGGCAGTACAGCCATTCGTTTCTTCCAGGAACACAGCCGTCGTCCTGGGATCGAGGATGTCCTGAACACTTACGAGCCAGAGACTTCAGACAAGGCTGCATGTGTCCTTATGCTCCTGATGGCATATTTCAAAGAGCCAAAGAATTCCATCATGATTGAGAAGGAT CCGTGTGCTACAGCTGCTGATGTGCAGAGGACAGTGACGTTACCAAGCACCCCCTGCTTGATTGTCCAAG GCGACCTGATGAAGCCTAGCACCTGGATGCTATCCATTGAAGAACAAGTGGTGATGGGACCACATGATCGCTTTATCAACAGGAAAGCTGCGGTTTTTGCAAGCTACTACAATTTGAACCTGCAATATCCTGAGGATGGCTCCTGCACTTTGGAGTTTATCCAAAG GTGCTTCTTGGGCATTAACCCAGAGCAAGGCTCAAAATCCAAGAGGCGTGGAGGCACAAGCCAAAATGTGAGCACACTCCAAAGAAAGCTTGTTGACTTTGAGTGGTCTTTGTAA